In bacterium, the following are encoded in one genomic region:
- a CDS encoding DUF4965 domain-containing protein encodes MKIILPLILSAALLSASPAIPLIVKDPYLNVWQMSDNLCEDWTRHWTGGIKAIAGMIRVDGKPYKFMGLAGQYPDVEVLPLKSVAIFSTKTEFVLGNDEINLELTFLTPSLPDDLKLLSLPITYISASVKSLDGKMHEVQLYFDISGEWASGASDKEIVWNFERLYNGSLLCFKVEQVSSNILKEVNDYADWGFPIWVTAEATSWEAGADSVVRPKFIKGEVLSKDIDWNQPRKINDRWPVFAFQFDLGKVGANPSTKKIIIGHIREIVASCAGRIILPLWKSYFENWEEMLSFAWDNYRAIASACDSFDKRLVDRARKVGGDDYAYLLSLTHRQVLGACDLGFSGKDKFMFMKEISSGSFIQTVDVIFPASPLFLATNPELLKMQLEPILLVSNSESWKEPFAPHDLGRYPVAGGQSYGAPMPVEESGNMLLMVSAYTKYSKDDSLAKANFEILQRWADYLVEKGLEPEEQLCTDDFTGPSALNVNLAAKAIAGVSAFSKLCEILGKKDLSEGYMAKAKEMLDYWLKKADAGTHLSRIYGKNETWSLKYNILYAKLVGLNIFPQDVIEREVEFYISKLNKYGVPLDERFTYTKADWLSWVAFMSEDGGKREKILQTLMAFVRETPDKVPLTDWYDTQTGKVVGFRARPVLGALYALLLL; translated from the coding sequence ATGAAAATCATACTTCCTCTAATCCTCTCTGCTGCTCTTCTGAGCGCCTCGCCAGCTATCCCCTTAATCGTTAAGGACCCCTATTTGAATGTCTGGCAGATGTCCGATAACTTGTGTGAGGATTGGACGAGACATTGGACGGGAGGGATAAAAGCAATAGCGGGGATGATTAGGGTTGATGGGAAGCCCTATAAATTTATGGGGTTAGCTGGGCAGTATCCCGATGTTGAGGTTCTTCCCTTGAAATCCGTGGCTATCTTTTCCACGAAAACCGAGTTCGTCTTAGGAAACGACGAAATCAACTTGGAGCTCACGTTTCTCACCCCATCTTTGCCCGATGATTTGAAGCTCTTGTCTCTTCCAATCACTTATATATCCGCGAGCGTGAAATCGCTTGATGGGAAAATGCACGAGGTTCAGCTTTACTTTGATATCTCTGGGGAATGGGCGAGCGGGGCTTCGGATAAAGAAATAGTTTGGAATTTTGAGAGATTGTATAATGGGTCATTGCTTTGTTTCAAAGTTGAACAGGTTTCCTCCAACATATTGAAGGAGGTAAACGATTATGCCGATTGGGGATTTCCCATTTGGGTAACCGCTGAGGCGACGAGTTGGGAGGCGGGTGCGGATTCAGTCGTTCGTCCGAAGTTCATAAAGGGGGAGGTTCTCTCTAAAGATATTGATTGGAATCAGCCACGAAAGATAAACGATAGGTGGCCGGTTTTCGCTTTTCAATTTGATTTGGGCAAGGTAGGGGCAAATCCTTCCACCAAGAAGATAATCATTGGGCACATAAGGGAGATAGTAGCCTCTTGTGCCGGTCGCATTATTCTCCCTCTTTGGAAAAGCTATTTCGAAAATTGGGAGGAGATGCTGAGTTTTGCTTGGGATAATTACAGGGCGATAGCGTCCGCTTGCGATTCCTTTGATAAGAGGCTGGTAGATAGGGCGAGGAAAGTCGGTGGAGATGATTACGCTTATCTTCTATCTCTGACTCATCGTCAAGTACTGGGCGCTTGCGATTTAGGCTTTTCCGGTAAGGACAAATTTATGTTCATGAAAGAAATAAGCAGTGGGAGTTTCATCCAAACTGTTGATGTTATATTTCCCGCCTCTCCTCTTTTCCTTGCAACCAATCCCGAGCTACTGAAGATGCAATTGGAGCCGATTCTCTTGGTAAGCAATAGCGAAAGTTGGAAGGAGCCATTCGCCCCCCACGATTTGGGGCGCTATCCCGTAGCGGGAGGGCAATCCTATGGAGCGCCCATGCCTGTTGAGGAAAGTGGGAATATGCTCTTAATGGTTTCAGCCTACACAAAATATAGCAAAGACGATAGTTTAGCTAAGGCTAATTTTGAAATCCTTCAGCGTTGGGCTGATTATCTCGTTGAGAAGGGTTTGGAGCCAGAGGAGCAGTTATGCACGGACGATTTCACTGGACCATCTGCCTTAAATGTGAACCTTGCCGCTAAAGCAATAGCGGGAGTTTCAGCTTTTTCCAAGCTCTGCGAGATTTTAGGGAAGAAGGATTTAAGCGAGGGGTATATGGCTAAGGCGAAGGAGATGTTGGATTATTGGCTGAAGAAGGCTGATGCGGGAACCCATTTAAGTAGGATTTACGGGAAAAACGAAACTTGGTCTTTGAAATATAATATTCTTTACGCTAAGCTCGTTGGATTGAACATCTTCCCTCAGGATGTTATTGAGCGCGAGGTGGAATTCTATATCTCAAAGCTGAACAAATATGGAGTTCCACTTGATGAGCGATTTACCTATACAAAGGCGGATTGGCTTTCATGGGTTGCGTTTATGAGCGAGGATGGAGGCAAGAGGGAAAAGATTCTCCAGACCCTTATGGCTTTCGTTAGGGAAACGCCGGATAAAGTCCCCCTTACTGACTGGTATGATACGCAAACGGGGAAAGTGGTTGGTTTTCGCGCCCGCCCTGTTTTAGGGGCTCTCTACGCTCTTCTTTTATTGTGA
- a CDS encoding AAA-associated domain-containing protein gives MDGEPLPSAEVEQIIGLLEILDDLGGKEDIPKLARSLQFELDDLLPVIRAAELLGFVVAEGGDIEITDWGYQFLRGNVQERKEIFARAAMEVPWMKKILDMLKENEGEPISKEDVLEAFQEDLSEEEAERLLHTAIGWGRYAELIGYDQDEEEIFLPEDEKSPSQ, from the coding sequence ATGGACGGTGAACCTCTGCCGAGTGCGGAGGTAGAACAAATAATAGGTTTGCTTGAGATACTTGATGATTTAGGAGGGAAGGAGGACATTCCTAAGCTGGCGAGAAGTTTGCAGTTTGAGCTGGATGACCTCCTCCCCGTTATTAGAGCGGCGGAGCTCTTAGGCTTCGTCGTAGCGGAGGGTGGTGATATAGAGATTACAGACTGGGGCTATCAGTTCCTGCGGGGAAATGTGCAGGAAAGGAAGGAGATTTTCGCCCGGGCGGCAATGGAGGTGCCCTGGATGAAAAAGATTTTGGATATGCTCAAGGAAAACGAGGGAGAACCCATATCAAAAGAGGATGTTTTGGAGGCTTTCCAGGAGGATTTATCGGAGGAAGAGGCGGAAAGGCTTTTGCATACCGCCATAGGCTGGGGACGCTATGCGGAGTTGATAGGTTATGACCAAGATGAGGAAGAGATTTTCCTCCCCGAGGATGAAAAGTCGCCCTCACAATAA
- a CDS encoding ABC transporter ATP-binding protein — MSSQQENTILKPKVLEVKNVFRTYHHEDTNIVVLENVSFDIYEDEFVSLVGPSGCGKSTLLRIIVGLDRPTRGEVLYRGKKVEGVNPKTALVFQNFALIPWLTVWQNVELGLEARGIDKKEREKRIRYWLEKVGLDGHENAYPRELSGGMKQRVGFARALALEPELLCMDEPFSSLDPLTSQNLREELLRLWGDKELPTVSILMVTHSIEEAIFMSDRVLIMSTHPGKIIRDLRVELPRPRNMRDEEFQKIVDEVYTLIV; from the coding sequence ATGAGCTCGCAGCAAGAAAATACAATTTTGAAGCCTAAAGTATTGGAAGTTAAGAATGTTTTTCGCACATATCACCACGAGGACACAAATATCGTGGTGCTGGAGAATGTTTCGTTTGACATTTATGAAGACGAGTTCGTCTCCTTAGTTGGTCCCTCAGGATGTGGAAAGAGCACGCTATTGAGGATTATCGTTGGCTTGGATAGACCGACGAGAGGAGAAGTTCTTTATAGAGGGAAAAAAGTAGAGGGGGTCAATCCTAAAACTGCCTTAGTGTTTCAGAACTTCGCTCTCATTCCCTGGCTAACCGTTTGGCAGAATGTGGAACTGGGGTTAGAGGCGAGAGGGATAGATAAAAAGGAAAGGGAGAAAAGGATAAGATATTGGCTGGAGAAGGTCGGTTTGGACGGACACGAGAACGCGTATCCAAGGGAATTATCGGGTGGAATGAAGCAGAGGGTTGGCTTCGCAAGAGCCCTCGCCCTTGAGCCGGAACTCTTATGTATGGATGAACCTTTCTCCAGCTTAGACCCGCTTACAAGCCAAAACCTACGCGAAGAACTATTGAGATTATGGGGCGATAAGGAACTGCCTACGGTGTCAATCCTTATGGTTACCCACAGCATTGAAGAGGCGATATTTATGAGCGATAGGGTGTTGATTATGTCCACTCACCCTGGTAAGATAATTAGAGATTTAAGAGTGGAACTTCCTCGTCCCCGAAATATGCGTGATGAGGAATTCCAGAAAATCGTTGACGAGGTCTACACATTGATTGTATAA
- a CDS encoding ABC transporter permease subunit, with translation MRRNLWETATRIIVFFLVMALAYFLYKERLHFPPVAPHIPTEYKKIPLYTLWSLMRMTAAYILSLLFSYTYAYLAATHPRREGIMLAILDILQSVPVLGFFPAVVLLFVNLFKGARIGVEIASIILIFTSQAWNITFAVYESIKTIPEEIREAIDLVGLSGLRKFFSLIVPSSIPRVVYNSMLSWAGGWYFLIACEIIAIGPMNFHLPGLGSLMQEAVDKGRIDLALASIVALISVIFIMYFLIWQPLSYWAEKFRYEMVSSTSEPPLTYYLWLRIARTKFFSLISSFFHRLIQPLLTIRIKPKVSLSPPTLSLIQLSLVTILLFLAAFGTVIGFLSLYSSLLQIHFSFVLKIPLAVLASAGRIAAAYLISLLWTLPTAVFIASSEKRESFFLPIIQACASIPAIAFFPFMVRYIVGVTGNVNLAAILLILTGSQWYLLFNLIGGVKAIPADIKQASAVLGIRGWRYWRKILLPAVFPSLITGSITAWGGAWNALIVAEWITYKKKLYTAYGIGYLLDYATYELGNVALILLCLASMSLTIILINKYFWRRMYELAARKYNFEA, from the coding sequence ATGAGAAGAAACCTCTGGGAAACAGCTACGAGAATAATCGTTTTCTTTTTGGTTATGGCGCTCGCCTATTTTCTCTACAAAGAGCGCCTCCATTTCCCACCAGTAGCTCCCCATATACCTACTGAATATAAAAAAATCCCCCTCTACACCCTATGGTCCCTAATGCGAATGACCGCCGCTTACATCCTTTCCCTGCTCTTCTCCTATACTTATGCCTATCTCGCAGCCACCCATCCCCGCAGAGAGGGAATAATGCTCGCCATTTTGGACATCCTCCAATCCGTTCCCGTCCTAGGCTTCTTTCCTGCCGTTGTCCTTCTCTTCGTCAATCTATTCAAAGGAGCACGAATTGGAGTAGAAATAGCCTCAATAATCCTGATATTCACTTCCCAGGCATGGAATATCACCTTCGCCGTTTATGAATCCATAAAGACCATCCCCGAGGAAATCAGAGAAGCGATTGATTTGGTGGGATTATCTGGTTTGAGGAAATTCTTCAGTTTGATAGTCCCTTCTTCTATTCCCAGAGTGGTTTACAACTCAATGCTTTCCTGGGCGGGAGGATGGTATTTCCTCATTGCTTGCGAGATAATCGCCATAGGTCCTATGAATTTCCACTTGCCGGGTTTGGGAAGCTTGATGCAAGAGGCAGTTGATAAAGGAAGAATAGACCTCGCCCTCGCCTCCATAGTCGCCCTTATATCGGTTATTTTTATCATGTATTTCCTCATCTGGCAGCCTCTCTCCTACTGGGCGGAGAAGTTCCGCTACGAAATGGTCTCGTCTACCTCGGAACCACCCCTAACTTACTATCTATGGCTAAGAATCGCCAGAACAAAATTCTTCTCCCTTATCTCCTCTTTCTTCCATCGCCTCATTCAACCCTTACTCACCATCCGCATAAAGCCCAAAGTTTCCCTTTCACCCCCTACCCTCTCCCTCATTCAATTATCCCTCGTTACAATACTCCTCTTCCTCGCTGCCTTCGGCACGGTAATCGGCTTCCTTTCACTTTACTCTTCCCTCCTTCAGATACATTTTTCCTTCGTTTTGAAAATCCCTCTCGCCGTTTTAGCATCTGCGGGAAGAATAGCCGCCGCTTACTTAATCTCTCTCCTCTGGACACTGCCCACAGCGGTCTTCATAGCATCAAGCGAGAAAAGGGAAAGCTTCTTTCTCCCAATAATTCAAGCTTGCGCTTCCATTCCCGCCATCGCCTTCTTCCCTTTTATGGTTCGCTACATCGTAGGAGTTACGGGCAATGTTAACTTAGCAGCGATTCTGCTCATTTTGACTGGTTCGCAATGGTATTTACTCTTCAATCTAATTGGAGGCGTAAAGGCAATCCCAGCCGATATAAAACAAGCCTCCGCTGTTTTGGGAATTAGGGGTTGGAGGTATTGGCGAAAGATTCTTCTGCCAGCTGTCTTCCCTTCGCTCATAACGGGAAGCATAACCGCATGGGGTGGGGCTTGGAACGCCCTTATAGTCGCCGAATGGATCACTTACAAGAAAAAACTTTACACCGCTTACGGCATCGGTTATCTTTTGGATTATGCTACCTATGAATTGGGAAATGTTGCCCTTATACTGCTTTGTTTAGCCTCTATGAGCCTAACCATTATACTTATAAATAAATACTTCTGGAGAAGGATGTATGAGCTCGCAGCAAGAAAATACAATTTTGAAGCCTAA
- a CDS encoding metallophosphoesterase family protein yields MKIGVLSDTHIPTRADRLPEDVFQLFKGVDLILHAGDIEDIGVIFELEEIAPVKAVIGNMDPYELQENFPTKRIVKAGGVNIGLIHGWGDPKGLPKRVFEAFSGENVQCIVFGHSHQPFNEEVQGILLFNPGSPTDRIFAPYNSVGILHITQNQIKGEILRI; encoded by the coding sequence GTGAAGATAGGAGTCCTTTCCGATACCCATATCCCAACGAGGGCTGACCGCCTTCCCGAGGACGTATTTCAGCTTTTCAAAGGAGTGGATTTAATCCTCCACGCTGGCGATATTGAGGATATCGGCGTGATTTTCGAGCTTGAGGAAATCGCCCCCGTGAAGGCTGTCATCGGAAATATGGACCCTTATGAGCTCCAAGAAAACTTCCCCACTAAGAGAATAGTGAAAGCAGGCGGAGTGAACATAGGGCTCATCCATGGATGGGGTGACCCAAAAGGATTGCCCAAGAGGGTGTTTGAGGCCTTCTCGGGAGAGAATGTGCAATGCATTGTCTTTGGGCACTCCCATCAGCCTTTCAATGAAGAGGTTCAGGGCATACTTCTTTTCAACCCAGGAAGCCCAACCGACAGGATTTTCGCCCCCTACAATTCCGTGGGGATATTACATATAACCCAAAACCAGATAAAGGGCGAAATCTTAAGGATATAA
- a CDS encoding prepilin-type N-terminal cleavage/methylation domain-containing protein — MRKKGFTLIELLVVIAIIATLAAILFPVFSRAREQARQTACLSNAKQIGTALMMYAQDWDESFPFWIAWCADGNCAEGLSASWNSLFWTEQLLPYVKNKDVFKCPSDNHTSGWRETCWACCHGRYDNSLPRSSYGYNETMLNGGYMYWGCSYGCHRLARLIAPAETVILADSTDSCFYPYATERTKGVGIRIAFPNWNGESAIQCGCPLTVVDWNYAIANLARHNGGNILIFGDGHAKWYKADQIRDKRFGGSLRFCDPSLTSDGGY, encoded by the coding sequence ATGAGAAAGAAAGGCTTTACGCTCATAGAGCTCCTCGTCGTCATAGCTATCATAGCGACTCTCGCCGCTATTCTCTTCCCTGTTTTCTCCAGGGCCAGGGAACAAGCTCGGCAGACTGCCTGTCTGTCAAACGCAAAGCAGATTGGTACAGCTTTGATGATGTATGCTCAAGATTGGGATGAGTCATTCCCCTTCTGGATTGCTTGGTGCGCCGATGGCAACTGCGCTGAAGGCTTGTCCGCTTCCTGGAACTCACTTTTCTGGACGGAGCAGCTACTACCTTACGTCAAGAACAAAGATGTTTTCAAGTGCCCAAGCGACAATCATACAAGTGGCTGGAGAGAAACCTGCTGGGCCTGCTGCCACGGGAGATATGATAATAGCCTCCCAAGGTCAAGCTATGGCTACAATGAAACGATGCTTAACGGTGGATATATGTATTGGGGTTGCTCTTATGGTTGTCATAGGCTTGCCCGCTTAATCGCTCCTGCCGAAACTGTTATCCTAGCAGACTCCACTGACAGCTGCTTTTATCCTTATGCTACGGAAAGAACGAAGGGCGTAGGGATAAGGATTGCCTTCCCCAACTGGAATGGGGAATCAGCTATCCAATGTGGCTGCCCTCTCACAGTCGTTGACTGGAATTACGCCATCGCTAACCTCGCTCGCCACAATGGAGGTAATATCCTCATCTTTGGCGACGGACACGCTAAGTGGTATAAGGCGGACCAAATCAGAGATAAAAGATTCGGTGGCAGCTTGCGCTTCTGCGACCCATCCCTCACAAGCGACGGAGGATACTGA
- a CDS encoding DnaJ domain-containing protein has product MARDYYEILGVAPTASEEEIKKRFRELVRRYHPDVHPDKLFSHEIFRQILEAYKVLSDPEKRKLYDSARKGKVSYAPVEVKIPPRPPVDIEGLLLRAEIALIRGNFRDAIDMCNEVLKKDPKNAFAYNLLGDIFRAQGRRKEAIEMYSYAVQFDPYKPIYVEKLNRLLKGEGMEVEKGEVKPRRFSLPLFSLGFLSLIPLVWWLRLHPGVILKNFPFSNFTLNLILILASAGFVLGFFSGCSRFLRPHDEELIFALSWIGKGYMPLGLILCLFSLGSFWGSLVLYAILSLIQEHTSPSAWKAYALSFLATIVISLSFPISWKSPLLWGGNFVFPFFLLGWLIGDIFRPVGS; this is encoded by the coding sequence ATGGCGAGAGATTATTATGAGATTTTAGGAGTTGCTCCCACGGCTTCGGAGGAGGAGATAAAGAAGAGGTTTAGGGAGCTTGTCCGTCGCTACCATCCCGATGTCCACCCAGATAAGCTCTTTAGCCACGAGATATTCCGCCAAATCCTTGAAGCATACAAAGTTTTAAGCGACCCTGAGAAAAGAAAATTATATGATTCAGCAAGAAAGGGAAAGGTAAGCTACGCACCCGTTGAGGTTAAAATCCCTCCTCGCCCTCCCGTTGATATAGAGGGTCTCCTTTTGAGAGCGGAGATAGCTTTAATCAGGGGCAATTTCAGGGACGCTATTGACATGTGCAACGAGGTTCTTAAAAAGGACCCGAAAAACGCCTTCGCTTACAATCTACTGGGCGATATCTTCCGAGCTCAGGGAAGAAGAAAGGAAGCGATAGAAATGTATTCCTACGCCGTGCAGTTCGACCCGTATAAGCCAATCTATGTTGAGAAGCTGAATCGCTTGCTGAAAGGGGAGGGGATGGAAGTTGAGAAGGGAGAGGTTAAACCAAGAAGATTTTCCTTGCCTCTTTTCTCCCTCGGCTTTCTATCCCTCATCCCTTTGGTATGGTGGCTTAGGCTTCACCCCGGGGTAATTCTAAAGAATTTCCCGTTTTCCAATTTCACATTAAACCTGATTTTAATCCTCGCTTCAGCGGGATTTGTTCTCGGCTTTTTCTCTGGCTGTTCCCGCTTCCTTCGTCCCCACGATGAGGAGTTGATTTTCGCTTTGAGCTGGATTGGCAAAGGCTATATGCCATTGGGATTGATTCTCTGTCTCTTTTCACTTGGCTCTTTCTGGGGTTCCCTCGTTTTATACGCCATTTTATCCCTTATTCAGGAACACACTTCCCCATCAGCTTGGAAAGCCTACGCTCTTTCCTTTCTGGCTACAATCGTCATCTCCCTTTCTTTTCCCATATCCTGGAAAAGCCCACTCTTATGGGGTGGGAATTTCGTTTTTCCCTTTTTCCTTCTCGGCTGGCTAATCGGAGATATCTTCCGCCCAGTGGGAAGTTAG
- a CDS encoding sulfite exporter TauE/SafE family protein, whose product MATFTWLGVVSLVLFGIFIGTFSGFFGLGGGVIVIPILTEIFKMPTHTALGTSLAVMVPTALMGAIRHAHYGHTDLQTAAIIWIGSLLGAFLGATLVSYLPAGLIKKLLAIVIILLALRMLISKS is encoded by the coding sequence ATGGCAACTTTTACCTGGCTCGGAGTAGTGAGTTTAGTTTTATTTGGTATATTCATTGGAACTTTCAGCGGATTCTTCGGGCTCGGCGGAGGCGTGATAGTCATACCAATCCTGACGGAGATATTCAAAATGCCAACACATACAGCATTGGGAACAAGCCTCGCGGTTATGGTTCCAACCGCTTTAATGGGAGCGATTCGCCATGCTCATTACGGACATACTGATTTGCAAACAGCCGCCATCATCTGGATAGGCTCACTTTTGGGCGCCTTTCTGGGAGCAACCCTCGTTTCCTATCTTCCCGCTGGGCTCATCAAAAAACTTCTTGCAATTGTGATTATTCTCCTCGCACTAAGAATGCTCATTTCTAAATCCTAA
- a CDS encoding hydrogenase iron-sulfur subunit, translating into MKENKEWTPKILALLCRWCAYAGADLAGISRIPYPPSIRVIRFPCSARMDPYFIIKGFREGFDGVLVAFCHPGDCHYSKGNYYARRRFVLLKELMQFAGIEPERLQIRYVSAAEGKKFAQVVTEMTEEVRKVGPLKISEPMMKALLEREEIWQLLPGSE; encoded by the coding sequence TTGAAAGAGAATAAGGAATGGACACCTAAAATCCTTGCCCTTCTCTGTCGCTGGTGCGCCTATGCGGGCGCGGATTTAGCCGGGATATCCCGCATACCCTACCCTCCCAGCATACGGGTCATCCGCTTTCCCTGCTCCGCTCGTATGGACCCTTATTTCATAATTAAGGGCTTTAGAGAGGGATTTGATGGGGTTCTCGTTGCATTTTGTCATCCCGGTGATTGCCATTACTCAAAAGGAAACTACTACGCTCGCCGTCGCTTCGTGCTTCTCAAGGAGCTTATGCAGTTCGCAGGAATTGAACCTGAACGCCTGCAGATAAGATATGTTTCCGCAGCGGAGGGAAAGAAGTTTGCCCAAGTGGTGACCGAGATGACCGAGGAGGTTAGAAAGGTCGGTCCCTTAAAAATCAGTGAACCTATGATGAAGGCTTTGTTGGAAAGGGAGGAAATATGGCAACTTTTACCTGGCTCGGAGTAG
- a CDS encoding CoB--CoM heterodisulfide reductase iron-sulfur subunit A family protein, with protein MQRVGVFICWCGVNIARTVDVEKVAQQASTLPGVVYSTSYRYMCSDPGQELIKDAIKKYDLNRVVVAACSPAMHERTFQRAVEEAGLNPYFMEMANIREQDSWVHDDRESATEKAFELVAAAVERVKRAQPLEPLQFGVEKKALVIGGGIAGIQAALDIADAGFKVYLVEKSPSIGGRMAQFDKTFPTLDCAMCILSPKMVDCYRHPNITLLSYSEVEEVKGFVGNFEVTIKKKARSVDENICTGCGLCIERCPGKATSEFDEGLGERKAIYIPFPQAVPLVPVIDREACLYFTKGRCGLCQKVCPAKAIDYSQQDTYIKEKFGAIIVATGANVFDPSVYGEYGYGQYPDVITSAQLERMINSAGPTKGEIVRPSDGKHPKSVVFIQCVGSRDEQKGYPYCSRVCCMYTAKHALLLKEHLPDVRTYIFYIDIRAFGKGYEEFVRRVQDEFGAIYIRGRVGRIYPENGKLIVQGTDTLLGQQVKIEADLVVLAAALEPQKDVKELARKLNISVDEYGWLMEAHPKLLRPVETLTKGIFLAGTCQFPKDIPDSVAQASAAAAKAIEVLQQENLLSEPIVARVDKNKCVGCFYCKEVCPYSAIEEEVLIEQTSGLERRVAKVNEGLCQGCGNCASACRSQAIDLLGFTSEQLIAQLEGLSRVERE; from the coding sequence ATGCAGAGGGTAGGAGTATTCATCTGCTGGTGTGGAGTTAATATCGCGAGAACGGTAGATGTTGAGAAAGTAGCGCAACAAGCCTCAACCCTTCCCGGCGTGGTCTACTCCACTTCCTATCGCTATATGTGTTCAGACCCGGGACAGGAGCTAATCAAGGATGCGATAAAGAAGTATGACCTCAATAGGGTCGTTGTCGCCGCCTGCTCTCCTGCTATGCACGAGAGAACTTTCCAGAGAGCGGTTGAGGAAGCAGGACTCAATCCTTACTTTATGGAAATGGCGAACATCCGAGAACAGGACTCCTGGGTGCACGATGACAGGGAGAGCGCAACGGAAAAGGCTTTTGAGCTCGTGGCAGCCGCCGTGGAGAGGGTTAAAAGAGCCCAACCGCTTGAACCTTTGCAGTTCGGAGTTGAGAAGAAGGCGCTCGTGATTGGCGGTGGGATAGCGGGAATACAGGCGGCGCTAGACATTGCGGACGCCGGTTTCAAGGTCTATCTGGTTGAGAAGTCGCCGAGCATAGGTGGAAGGATGGCGCAGTTTGATAAAACCTTCCCTACCCTTGACTGCGCTATGTGCATCCTCTCCCCCAAAATGGTTGACTGCTATCGCCATCCCAACATAACCCTCTTATCTTATAGCGAAGTTGAGGAGGTAAAGGGATTTGTTGGGAACTTTGAAGTAACCATAAAGAAAAAAGCTCGCTCAGTTGACGAGAATATCTGCACAGGCTGTGGATTATGCATAGAGAGATGCCCGGGTAAGGCAACAAGCGAGTTTGATGAAGGGTTGGGAGAGAGAAAAGCTATTTACATCCCCTTCCCTCAAGCCGTCCCCCTCGTCCCCGTTATAGACAGAGAAGCCTGCCTCTATTTCACGAAGGGGAGATGCGGGCTCTGTCAAAAGGTTTGTCCTGCGAAGGCAATAGATTATTCTCAGCAGGATACATACATAAAGGAAAAATTTGGCGCTATTATAGTCGCTACTGGGGCAAATGTCTTTGACCCCTCAGTATATGGCGAATATGGATATGGACAATATCCCGATGTCATCACTTCAGCCCAGCTGGAACGAATGATAAACTCCGCTGGACCAACAAAAGGGGAAATAGTGAGGCCATCGGATGGCAAGCATCCAAAGAGTGTCGTTTTCATCCAATGCGTTGGCTCAAGGGATGAGCAAAAAGGCTATCCCTATTGCTCAAGGGTTTGCTGTATGTATACAGCGAAGCACGCCCTTTTATTAAAGGAGCATCTGCCAGATGTTAGGACATATATCTTCTACATAGACATTCGCGCCTTCGGAAAAGGTTATGAGGAATTTGTGAGGAGGGTGCAGGATGAATTCGGCGCCATATATATAAGGGGAAGAGTTGGAAGGATATACCCTGAGAATGGGAAACTAATTGTGCAGGGGACAGATACCCTCCTCGGTCAACAGGTTAAGATTGAGGCGGATTTGGTTGTCCTTGCCGCAGCGCTTGAACCACAAAAGGATGTCAAGGAGCTCGCACGCAAGCTGAATATCTCAGTTGATGAATATGGCTGGCTAATGGAGGCTCACCCGAAGCTTCTTCGCCCTGTTGAAACCCTTACGAAGGGGATATTCCTCGCTGGAACCTGTCAATTCCCCAAGGATATACCCGACAGCGTAGCGCAGGCATCTGCTGCAGCCGCTAAAGCCATAGAGGTGCTTCAGCAGGAGAACTTGCTCTCCGAACCGATTGTGGCAAGGGTTGATAAGAATAAATGCGTCGGTTGCTTCTACTGCAAGGAGGTATGTCCCTACTCCGCCATTGAGGAGGAAGTGCTCATAGAGCAGACATCGGGATTGGAAAGAAGGGTGGCAAAGGTGAATGAGGGGCTTTGCCAAGGATGTGGGAATTGTGCCTCAGCCTGCAGGTCTCAAGCGATTGACCTCCTCGGCTTCACCTCTGAACAATTAATTGCCCAACTGGAGGGATTATCAAGAGTTGAAAGAGAATAA